The segment AATTAAGAAACTGACTATGGTCTAACCAGGAAGTAGCTAGGAACCCAACCTTGACAAACTTGGCTGCTTTTCATCTCATTTGAATTCTTAAAGATAGAtatgattaataaattaagCAGACCTTAATTCTAAATACTAAACATTTTGAAAGACAACTAGCTAGGGTcatattgaataattaaattagttttataGGTCtctatgttgttgttgttgtttttttaaattcaagtggccaataattaatttaattcttataaTCACAGCACATAATTTGATTTAAGAAACGTTCCTATTTTACTACTAGTTAATTCTATATATGAAACTTAAATTCTAAGAATAATTATCTCTTACATGAAGGAGATTGATTTTGACTTGGAAGTGGCCTACCACATAAATGAGAAAGGCCAACTTGGTAGTAGTTGGTAAGCATGAGGACAATAATAACAAGTGTCCATTAACGCCTCTCTCAGCTAAGAGTGATGAATTATTGctcaacatttttattttattcctatTGCATGCATGAAACAATTAAATAGATTCCTATTTCATGACCTACTGGTTGCCACTTTGAATATACAAAATAGTATGTGTGTGTGAGAGATTGAAGTCCAAGCTAGTCCTGCTCTCCTGTCCCTTGAATTAATTCACGCCTACTAAACTATTCGAATTCTAATTATAATACTTCCACCTCCTAATACCCCAATTATCGATATCTCATAagaaaaaacaacatttttgactttttttattttctccatttcaaattatatatttcacCACTAGAAACCAGAAAATTAGCTACATAATTTGTTGGTAGAACTTATAGCTATATAGATTATAGCTAGTTAAATGAATTTTCTTATAATCTGAAGCTAAATTGAATTAGCATGagattttgtttttgttcttgtttAGCTACGAAATCTCTAATTCCTTGTTTTCTATTAGTCTTAGTTTAATAAATTTTCCCAAAATTATGGAGCTCAATTTTGTCTCTTAGCGTAAAATCATTAGAGAGAACAAAACGTTTTTTCTATGTCAATCACCATTCTAAAAATCAAAATgagttaatataaaataatgtttctaattaattatttgtatatatatatatagtcctctccaaaaaaaaaagtgataataTATAGTAGGAAAATTAGGTCAGCGAGGATAGCAACTACGTACTACTATCATAAAGTAAAGAATATGAGTAGTATTTTTTTAtggaatcataaataaatatgtgtgcAGAAAACTTGAAATAAATTTACAACAAAAAGTTCATCGAAAAAAATGGAGGTAAAAACTTGCATCTGATAATGTGATTAACTTAGTCCAATTAACAAGGTTGTAGATAGAGAGTTAtccactaaaaaattaaaataagaaccAAGGAAATAATCTCTTATGCCAATTACTTACCATGATCTATTAAAACTAAACTGTCTTGTATTATTCTTACATACCTTGTGCTATTTTTACTGATCTtctgtcaaaaaaaaataatcataatctaGTTTCTTTTAATTATCTCTATCGAGTTTCATCGGAGTTGACCATATTTTACCCAAAAGGATAAGGTGTTGGCCATAAAGTTGATGCGAAATATGGtatactaaaataattaaagtggTTTCTTACCTAGCTCCCATTTAGTGATTATCTTTTACCAAATTATATCATAGTGGATGAGAACGAATTTAATATTtgacatagatatatatatatacacacacactatTAGAAAGTGTTGTGAGAAAGGTAGGTGAAAGCTAAGCCCGTATGCTTAGTTGGAAAatgaaattacaataataaGAAAGTCAAAAGAAATTAATGGTGGTGTGAAAATGTGAACTGTTTCAGAAAGAGACAATTCTAGAGTTACCTATGAATATTCTTGATAAGAAATTAAGGGAAGTTATGTGGttttataatagtaaaaattattttatttatttttaattaaagatcttaaatttaaaatatttatcaataaaattccctcaaattaaaaatatctatcaataaatattttttgcgCATGTTAAAATTTCTATACAAGTCTAATTAAATTAACCAGACAAGTCATTTTAACATCCATTTTTAAACTGTGTCTTTTGGTTTTGATTGCCAAACCAAAATGGAAAGGTAATTGCGAAAAGATAAAAGCAGAATCTATGTAAGGTTCAAAATATGTCACAACGGACAAATTGGTTATAAACATAAACTTTTTTGAATATACGGAACATGtccaatcataaaaataaatataggtaTAAAATTAcctttacatatatatatattacgtaatttttaaaatttacagtGACCACTTCAGTTctcctttaaaatttgaataaacaaTCTGAGAAGTAAAGTCAAATTTTAAAGTTcacgatttaagatttttttgcCTTTTTAAAATTGCTAGGTTTAAATTGAGAATATATACATACTAAAAAGAATTTcgtaagataaataaataaatttaaaatttgaataaaaaattactcGGTCAAATTCATATGACTACCACATACATGTGACGTCTGGAGCTATTTTTATACGACGAGTTCATCCGAATTTCATTTaacgaaaaattatatataataaatattttgaatcccTGAAAATTATGGTTCTGATGACGTCAGTTTGTTAGCCGCCACGTAAAGCCAACAAAGActcaccaaaaataaaataataaaaagaagtgTTGTGAGTGCAGGTCGCATTCGTATAGTTGAAAGTCGCAAAAGGAaagatgattatttttatttattatatataatagtcGTGTGAAATGTTGACGAGTGCTCAAAGGAAACGACAATTCTGCAATGAATTCTGATaacatgcattattttccaaGGGAAGATGAAAAAAAACGTACGCTGAGTCGAACTAAGATTTTGAAAGCCCATATATAGgcaatgaagaaattcaattatttaCCTACTATACCTTTTGATGTCGGATAATATATTggcaaattaaaagaaaaattatattctgacttgatattaaatttaaaaaatgtaaaagtcttgattaaatttttttatttttcgaccCTTGCCCAAACTTGAACATTTAGAGGGTGGATATTTTAATTTGGACCCAAACATCAGGTGAAATGAATAATGATATCAATATCATGTAAAGTTAGTTCTTGGACCTAATTCAAAAACTAGTTCAAAcagaaaaaaattctcaaatcgAAGATTACACGTCTCATTAaccactaaatttttttattctttaaccatttgaaatttttttcgaATTAACGATTACACATCTCATTCATCGTAAAACTTTTCCATTCTTTGATTTCACTCCAATAGCCTTTGATTCAAGAAAAAACATTTGAATGcatgttgaaaaaaaatttacgagagtaagaaaaactataaaataaaataaaattgtagtataaaaaatatgtcaaaagcACGAAAGTTTACTACTATATAATGATGTaaatataatgatataaattcAGGAAATGATAGAAAACAGTGTTCTAAAATCACAACGGTCTGtgaaaaatttcacaaatataaGCTTAAAAAGAGCAAAGTAATTTCAACTAGTAAATCAAACCAATTATTACGgtgtaaataaatttttaaaatcgcTTGCAAATTAGGGATGTCCATAATCAAATTGATTTGgactttttaaatatcaaagtaaattacttgtatcaaatttttaaatttataaatcaaatcaaattgtaAAACTCAACTTTATTCGAGTTCTTAAACCTCAATTTTTTTGGGGGTTTTTCAATACCAAATTTCAAATCATTGTCGAACTTTGAAATCAAACAAAATGAGTAACCCTCGGATTTTTTTCGGATTTTTCCGGGAAAGTATTCACactaacatataattaatttgtactccacatatttttttggtccaataaaaatataactatcTAAGAcgttcttaaaaaaataaaacaaaatatgaaatgaGTGATGAcactaatatattcaataaaaaataataatgaaatcatataaaataaatattgcaaattgataagtcataatgaaaatgatcacaatttaaaagtattaaatcATGCCAAAAATAAGTCTAATAAGTTTTAATTACATTAACAAAGAAATCTTCAAATTTggttatgtattttaaatatttaaaccattgtaaaaaaaaataaaaaatattcaacattattgtcattcttaatattgaatttttatttttgttagcaTTAACAttgatttgatttcaaattgAGCTTTATTAGAGTTAAtgatatttatgaattataattttattggaccattcaaaattaaatttcaaaacacttgaaaaaatatgttaaaatataaatataaaaatgtgtaagtaatatttagaaaatacatcatacttttataaataaaatattaaaaattatatatataatatcgtGTTGATTTGATTTCcgattgaatttttaaaattaaattaaaccaactcaagtaaaatagtttttatttcCAATACCCAACcattcctcaatttttttttccatatttaattcaatttacgatttaatttaatttttgattcgACTTTGAAAGCCATCAATGTAATGCTTTAGTAGGAGTTGCTCAATGCTCATTTTCTCCCCGATAATagactagagagtagttttcatGGGCTTTAGTTGGGGGCTTTTAGGCCCAAATCGGGTTAGCGGGGAGTTGAGATAATTAAAGGGAGAGCGTATATAGTATAGCTATGTGGATTATGTGATGAACACCACCCACAAAGGCTTATCTGTGTGTGTGGGTGCATTTACATAACGGCAAATTTGTAACGAACAACACACTCAGGCCATGACAAGCCTCAACTTTCCTAAGACTGGCCATGGCAGGGACTCTATACTCCTCTTTCCTACTTCATGCTTCCAATCAAAACCTTTTCTTCCTTCATCCAAAggtaatctcttttttttttcttctacttaACGTattagtacaattttttttttgagtctATTACACTAGGTTTCTCTATAGCTGTAATTAGGAGTGTTTATGGGTTTGATGGTATGGGATTAACTATTGGAGTAGTAATTTTGTACTTTTTCATGGATAACCGATAGCTATCGTGACGTTTTAAAGTGCCTTTAGAACTAATTGCATGTATTTTCACTACTTCATCATTAGTGCCGCATTCACTTGTTTCTTATTTGATTGGAGTTTTAGACTGCGATCAATGTCACCAACTAGAATTGAATTACTGGGTCTATCTTGTTCAGTGCAATGAAAGAGTGAGAATGGTTCCactgttttcttttttactaGGCCAACTAGCCTACACCGGCTACACACCAACACAAGTACCGTCTAACTTTATCGACCAAAGTTTAGgcaaaagagaagaaattaCTTGCGTTAGATCTCTGATGGAATTTGAACCTAGTCTCCAACACTTGCACACGCTGCATTGACCACTAAATCACACCCTTCAGTGCGAACTATTTCTTCATTTCCCCAATgaatagaaattttaaattctaattgATCAATCATACTATGTCAGTTATGTTGGATACTATTATATTTGGAAATGCCACTTGATACTTTATCCACACTGTTTTGGACCAAACTAGTACGTCAGGATTTTGGTATCTAAATTTCtgaaatcaaaatcaatcaagtgaactttttaTACTGCAGTTGGTTTAGATGCTTTTAGGATTCTTAATCCGTCtttaatgattaaatataaCTCATGAAGTAATTCCTTTCAAACTGTTAAGTCTTGTTTGGAGTAATCAGGTTCCTCATTCACTCTTATGTTTTGCCCATTTTCCATTCAACAGTTTGTGAATGATAGCTTTTCCAGTTTTTTGCTTAAAGACATTTTGTGTGTGTGGGGCAGGAACTGGAACTTGAGATTCATTTATATAGGTTACTCAAATAGCTtggaaatattttataactCGCATGAGTTTTGTTTCCTTTGTAAACAACTTGGAATATTtctgaaagaaaaagaaattttgagaTTTGCCCGATATGATTGTTCAATCAACCACAAATTTTGgaaaagatgaaaaatcttTGCTCTTCTGACTATTAAACCACCAAGCTGATAATTGAATGCAGGTTATAGGTATTCTTCAGGTTTGATTGTAAGGACCCAGACCTTAATTTATGCAAGTAGTTTATCCAATGGACGCACTAAAATAAAGGGACCAAGAGAAATACAGTTTGTCGCAAAAGGTATATCCATTCTTTTGTTGATAATAAGAACTTCTTCCTCTTGTCAACTTTCATTTTGGgaagtatataaattttataggaCCTCATTTTCACCTTCAGCTCAACCTGTGGCTGTGGAACTTGTAGAGGGTAAGTTAAGGGATCCCCAGACAAGTGGTGATGCTATACGTCAGCGCTTCCTTGACTTTTATGCTGCAAGAGGTCATAAGGTTCTTCCAAGTGCTTCTCTTGTCCCAGATGATCCGACAGTTCTATTGACAATTGCCGGAATGCTTCAGTTTAAGCCTATATTCCTTGGAAAGGTTCTACATGAGATTCCCAACTTTAAAGTCGTGGTTTACTTCTACATGAGATTCCCAATTTTACAGTTTGATATTTCTCCATATGCCTGGCAAAACTTTCTAGGACATCAAGCGAATATGTCTATGACATATGCATCTGAAGTTCCTTAAGTTTACCATTACTTAATCCACAAAGTTGTGAATATCTAGCATTCTAGTTCtttttgttaagttttttttttccagaggTTTTCTCCAAAGACTCTTTCAATGAAGGTCTTTTAGGGCATTTTTCTTCCAATCACAATTCTTCAATAAAATGGCAGATGTTCAACCAAAGTTTGAATCCTTTTTTTACGCGAAGTATTTGCCAAAGAAATTTTGCAGAAGCTGCCAAATGACTTTTCAATTCAGCAGGCATTTTTGTAAGCTAAAAAACATAGCGCTACTAATGAATGCATGGAATCACTTGGGGAGTTGGCATGGTCTGTCTCTTAAATAGTAAATGCACATCCATATCTTGATTATTCTTGTTCATATTTGTGTATCTTGTTTTGCTTTAACTGCTTTAAACAGAAGAAACCTTCTATTCCACCCATTTCAAATTGAGTGCTACATTTGATTTTATGAGGTTAGACTGaactttttattgttattacttgtatcattttttttatcttttgaaaaataaatcattctacatgaaaatataaattttttaaaaaaagagactTTATGAATATAGCATTTCGAAGCTTAATTATCTCATATTTGAAACATAAAACGTAATTGGTTTCTTACAAACTAAAATAATGTGATTCTCTTTCCTTATTTTACTGTGGGTGCAATATCAAACTGTAAAATTGCGTTTAAGAAATGTTGGTTTACTTTATTCAGGTTCCCAGGGAAGTACCTAGTGCAGCTACTTCTCAGAAATGCATCCGAACAAATGATATTGAGAATGTGGGTCGAACATCCCGACATCAAACATTCTTTGAGATGCTTGGAAATTTTAGTTTTGGAGATTATTTTAAGAAGGAAGCTATTAAGTGGGCATGGGAGCTCTCCACCTCTGAGTATGATAAGTCATGTTTATGCAGTCTCATAATCAGTTACTCTCTGTTCTACTTGATTGAAGTATGATGATACCATGTATAGTTGGAATATAACTGTGGAAGCATATTTTCTGCTTATATGGACCCCATCTCAAAAATGAGAAGATTAGAATGCCATAAACTGCAAACAGATACATCTAAATCATTGTTATATGATGGTTTCAGGCATAAAAGTAAGGACATAAACGAACTTGgctatttgttattttaaatttattagataTTTTAGGTTCTGAATATTAATCCTGCAAATATTCTGCTCCCAACTGGCTATTTGAAGTCCTATTTTTGAAGCCTATGATCTATGGACAATTATAATGGAGGATAGACTCGTATAATCATTCTCTGCATATCCTATTGTTGCCCAAATCAAAACTCATTTAGTAGAGTCCTCATACTAGACAAAGTTACTTGGGCTGCTTTTATGCACCAAGccagaaaaaaatatgatgttACAAAAGTGTGCAAACAATAGAAGCAGAAATTAAGCTGGAGCGTATTGTTTAGATGGCAGCAGCCGAAGCAAAAAAGGGGTGTTGAatattgtggttgttgttgttgacttGCTACAATAACTAGTTGTTTAGTTATAAGAGGACTCTAGTACTTcatttagattttaaattttgtttgatattttagATCGTTGAGatacttttttaagtttttgaatatttggTATGCAGATGTTTTATTTCAAGTGCCTTTTAAAACCCCATTGTTAATTAAACTTCAAGAGAGAAATTTCTATCATATTTTTCACCCTTCTAGCTGCTGCATCTTTTAGTAAACTGTAAACCCAACATATATATGCATTATGCAAACATATTTACAATTTTACCATTTTTTGTTCTTTGAACTGAAAAGAACTGATTGTTAAATAGTCTTTGTCTGCAGATATGGACTCCCAGCTGATAGATTATGGATTAGTGTTTACgaagatgatgatgaaactTTTGCACTATGGCATGATGAGGTACAACACTGAAAGATATGTCTGATGCATTATATCTTTAGTGAAGTAATAAGGTCAAACCCTTCTACAGTTAACTAGTTATGCACTTATGCATGCTAGGGATCAGGTAGACTGAACAGAGGTGTATTATGGTCATTCAAAGATACCTAGAGAACTTCCTTGCTTTCCAAGTGAAGTGAAGTGAAGTGAAGTAAAGTGTATCAAAAAGCCAAATACTGTATTTTAAGATCCTGAAATATGTAAACTGTGTTCAAACTAATATGAGTTTCAAGGCTAAAACAACGTCTCTCCATTATGGCTTAATCCGTGGAGATAACTCAAATAATGACTTAGAAGAACACATTTATTTTGATAAGTGAGAAgagcacattttattattaagcTACCTCAGTTTAACTCAAAGGAACCTCATCTATGTTGAAGTGTGCTCTGTCAGATATGAGAAGTCTATTGCAACCAAGTTTTAAGAATGACTGTATTTAGTTCACATTTTGATCTTGAATGGGATATCTTTTGAATTTCTTGGTCTGTAATCCTCTAACCATCAATACCTACAGATGGTACTCTACTATGAGAACCCACTCAGAGGTGCTAACACAGTTATCCTTGTTTCGTTCTGCAGCTAGGTATTCCTAAAGAGCGGATAAAAAGACTTGGAGAAGATGATAACTTCTGGACAAGTGGAGTTACCGGTCCCTGTGGTCCCTGCTCTGAACTTTATTACGATTTCCATCCCGAGAGGGGCACTTCTGATGTTGTAAGTATTAGAGGTTTAACATGCCTTTTCAGTTAAATTTCATGTTCAGGTGATGTggtctcatattttttttctttttcttctgttTTGCATTTATTTGCTCCTCTTCATTCTGTCTACCCCTGTGGTCTAAATATCAGGATCTTGGAGATGATACAAGATTTATAGAGTTCTACAACCTTGTTTTTATGCAATACAATAAGAAGGATGATGGTTCCCTTGAGCCTTTGAAGCAAAAGAATATAGATACTGGACTTGGTTTAGAGCGTATGGCCAGGATTCTGCAGAAGGTAATCATGAGACACAACAACATTTCTGAATGACTTTAGGAACAAATTAGGTATCAgatctctcttttcttttgctACTGGGTTATGTGGCAAAGAAAACCTCCCATAATTTTGgatttatgatattttgattagtatattattttcaagTTAATCAAAAGCCTCCCCACTCCCAATGTCCCCCTCAAAAAAGGATAACATAGAGGTTCTCCTCATTTTTGACAGGTCCCCAATAATTATGAAACAGACTTAATATTTCCCATCCTAGAGAAGGCTGCAGAATTGGCCAATGTCTCATATGCTCTTGCAGGTGACTCTACAAAAACAAAGCTTAAAGTACGTCGCACTATAAGATTGCAAGTCTTTTTGTTTGTGAACTGATTTACCTTCTAATATGTTGAAAGCCTTCTAATTCTGATCAATCCAGATAATAGGAGATCATATGCGTGCAGTTGTTTATCTGATATCTGATGGTGTCAACCCATCAAATATTGGTAGAGGGTATGTGGTACGTCGCCTCATTAGAAGGGTTGTTCGAACAGGCAGGTTACTTGGTGTAAAGGGAGATGGGATGGGTGATCTTCAAGGAGCATTTTTGCCAATTCTTGCCAAAAAGGTGATTGAACTAAGCACCAATATTGATGCTGATGTGAAGACAAGATCATCCCGCATACTTGAGGAATTGAGAAGGGAGGAGCTTCGTTTTGTCTTGACTCTAGAAAGGGGAGAAAAACTTCTTGAGCAGATGCTGGCAGATGCATTATTAAATATTCAGGGAACTGAGACTGCACCCTGTCTGTCGGGCAAGGATGCATTCATATTGTATGACACCTATGGATTTCCAGTGGAGATAACAAAGGAAGTTGCTGAAGAACGTGGAATCAGTATAGATATGAATAGCTTTGACATAGAAATGGAGAAGCAAAGACAGCTATCTCAGGCTGCACATGATACAGTTAAACTAGCAGTTGAAAATGGTGCAAACCATGCTGAAGATATCCCTGATACTGAGTTTCTTGGTTACAATACTCTCCATTCCAAGGCAGTGGTTGAGGGTTTGTTGGTAAATGGTAGTCCTGTAACACAAGTCTCCAAAGGAGGTGAAGTTGAAATTTTGCTGAACAGGACTCCATTTTATGCCGAGTCGGGAGGCCAAATTGGGGATAACGGTTTTCTATACATGATGGAGGCTGAAAATGGACAGAAAGCTATTGTAGAAATAAAAGATGTCCAAAAATCTATGGGTAATATATTTGTCCATAAAGGGACAATCACAGAAGGTACTATAGAGGTTGGCCGAGAAGTAGAAGCTGCTGTTGATGCAAACTTGAGACAGCGGGCTAAGGTATTATGCTGTATAATGTAGAAATTTGAATGGATGTCCATCATATTGAGGACAGAAGAACTGATTGATGTGAGATTCTTTAGTAGCATGGATTCTTGAATCATCTGTTTTAGCCTCGCAATTGCGTTTCAATTTTTGTTGATAACCATTAGTCTCCAGAACTTCTTTGGTCTAATCGAAGTTTATCTATTCTTATTTTGTGCTTCCTTTTAGGTTCACCATACAGCTACTCATTTACTTCAATCAGCACTCAAAAGAGTAATTGGTCAGGAAACATCTCAAGCAGGATCAATGGTTGCTTTTGATCGTCTTAGATTTGACTTCAACTTCCATCGATCTCTTCAAGACAAGGAACTCGAAGAAATCGAAGGTTTGATAAACCAATGGATTGGCGATGGCACAATTCTGGAAACAAAAGTCATGTCTTTGACTGACGCAAAAGGAGCTGGGGCGGTTGCTatgtttggagaaaaatatGGAGAACAGGTGGGGATTCTTCTGgatgctatttttttttctaattatgcTATTAAAGCTGATATGGAGTGACCAGCAGTCCTTCTCTTTTTTATGAGTATGTGAAACATTAAGATTAAGTTGTACACCGGTCCATTTTGAGGATAAGTCTAACAATGAGATTTTACCATGTATTAAAGTTCAACTTATTTAATTCGTGTCTTCCCTATTGAAAACCTATATAGGTACGCGTAGTTGAAGTTCCTGGCGTGTCGATGGAATTATGTGGTGGCACCCATGTCAGCAATACTGCTGAGATACGTGGCTTCAAAATCATATCAGAGCAGGGCATTGCATCGGGAATAAGGCGAATTGAAGCTGTAGCTGGAGATGCTTTCATTGAGTATGTCCTTACAAGAGATAACTACATGAAGCAGCTATGCTCCACTCTCAAAGTAAGGTTTCATGTACACTTTTTCAGTGGAGGATTTCTTCTACATTTTTCTTGTTCAACATGTTATGGGATATAACATTGTGGTTATCTGCCAAAATAACTGCAAGTAAATCAAGCAAAGTTTCAAGAAAAttattcttcaagaaaataatttttggagagcaaatatttggaaaatattgcgtttttttttattttataatatttgttgtaacttctgtattaatttttttaaataatatttttttgttttttcgggaaagtattttgatttgattctcAAAAACACTTGTGTACATTAAGTTGgtttcaatttttgaaattttgctaAACAACTAGGTAAATTACCTGAAAATAAATTGTTTGGTTCTTCCtatataaatagtgtaattAGGATAGTAAAGAAGTCATTGTTGTACGTCTATAAATGATCTAGTGGTAAAAGCTCTTGTACTTTTGATTAATTCTATGGTATTTTGAAGTAAAATCATACATCATGAAGGTAAAAGCAGAAGAAGTAACTGGCAGGGTAGACGGGCTTTTGGAAGAATTACGATTGACAAGAAATGAAGTTTCAGCTGCTCGGGCAAAAGCAGCAATCTATAAGGCATCAACACTTGCTAGCAGAGCGTTTACTATTGGAACTTCAAAAAGTATTAGGTAACACAAATGTTGTTATAACCATTGTCCTTgtaaaaaattcacatttttttcaattgaagtACACATGTCCACAGGCTTTTTTTGGGTTCCCTTGTTTATCTTGAAAGTTGTAATGTTTAGTGTAATATCTCAAACAAAAGACGCATAAACGATATTGCAATTCTAGTCCAGTGAAATCAGCTCATATAATGCGCATGAACTAAATTTTTCTGTCAGTGATATGGTTCTAATCTATCTTGCATCTTAAAGCCACTGCCGGTGCGACTTTGGGCTACAACTTACAAAAGAAGTAGATGAAacgtcctctaatgctttatcttttttgtttatgtGCTTAAATGTCGTAAATAAGTATCAACACTCTGATTCTTCTAACTTGTTAAAATGGATATTTTCCAGGCTCCTAGTTGAGTTCATGGATGATATTGATGCCGATTCACTTAAGAGTGCTGCAGAATATCTGGTGGATTCTTTGAAGGATCCAGCAGCTGTGGTTCTAGGATCATGCCCAGGAGAAGGAAAAGTTAGCCTTGTTGTTGCTCTAACACCAGGAGTTGTTAATCTCGGAATTAAAGCCGGTGAAGTTATAAAGCCTCTAGCTAAATCATGTGGTGGAGGAGGGGGTGGTCGGCCTAATTTCGCTCAAGCAGGTGGGAGGAAACCAGAGAACTTGCTAGGCGCTCTTGAAGAAGCTCGTGAACAGCTTAAAAATCTGCTTGAAAAATGATGTCTAATGATAGCATCATGAGTTTTCAGTTGGTGAAGCAGAATTGAAGTCCTTACTTATCGATGTTTGAAGTAAGTATCTCTTGCCACATATGATGCAAGACGTCTGCTTCCATCACAACAGCTCTACACAACTGGTTCAGATTCTCtcctttcttttatttgatccttagtttttctttctcatttgtGTGGTTAGCTGCTCTAGGTAGGAGAGGGAGGGAGTGTTGTAAATGGGGTTCTATACAGCATCA is part of the Solanum lycopersicum chromosome 1, SLM_r2.1 genome and harbors:
- the LOC101251229 gene encoding alanine--tRNA ligase, chloroplastic/mitochondrial isoform X5 — protein: MILRMWVEHPDIKHSLRCLEILVLEIILRRKLLSGHGSSPPLIFVCRYGLPADRLWISVYEDDDETFALWHDELGIPKERIKRLGEDDNFWTSGVTGPCGPCSELYYDFHPERGTSDVDLGDDTRFIEFYNLVFMQYNKKDDGSLEPLKQKNIDTGLGLERMARILQKVPNNYETDLIFPILEKAAELANVSYALAGDSTKTKLKIIGDHMRAVVYLISDGVNPSNIGRGYVVRRLIRRVVRTGRLLGVKGDGMGDLQGAFLPILAKKVIELSTNIDADVKTRSSRILEELRREELRFVLTLERGEKLLEQMLADALLNIQGTETAPCLSGKDAFILYDTYGFPVEITKEVAEERGISIDMNSFDIEMEKQRQLSQAAHDTVKLAVENGANHAEDIPDTEFLGYNTLHSKAVVEGLLVNGSPVTQVSKGGEVEILLNRTPFYAESGGQIGDNGFLYMMEAENGQKAIVEIKDVQKSMGNIFVHKGTITEGTIEVGREVEAAVDANLRQRAKVHHTATHLLQSALKRVIGQETSQAGSMVAFDRLRFDFNFHRSLQDKELEEIEGLINQWIGDGTILETKVMSLTDAKGAGAVAMFGEKYGEQVRVVEVPGVSMELCGGTHVSNTAEIRGFKIISEQGIASGIRRIEAVAGDAFIEYVLTRDNYMKQLCSTLKVKAEEVTGRVDGLLEELRLTRNEVSAARAKAAIYKASTLASRAFTIGTSKSIRLLVEFMDDIDADSLKSAAEYLVDSLKDPAAVVLGSCPGEGKVSLVVALTPGVVNLGIKAGEVIKPLAKSCGGGGGGRPNFAQAGGRKPENLLGALEEAREQLKNLLEK
- the LOC101251229 gene encoding alanine--tRNA ligase, chloroplastic/mitochondrial isoform X6, with the protein product MDPISKMRRLECHKLQTDTSKSLLYDGFRHKIFVCRYGLPADRLWISVYEDDDETFALWHDELGIPKERIKRLGEDDNFWTSGVTGPCGPCSELYYDFHPERGTSDVDLGDDTRFIEFYNLVFMQYNKKDDGSLEPLKQKNIDTGLGLERMARILQKVPNNYETDLIFPILEKAAELANVSYALAGDSTKTKLKIIGDHMRAVVYLISDGVNPSNIGRGYVVRRLIRRVVRTGRLLGVKGDGMGDLQGAFLPILAKKVIELSTNIDADVKTRSSRILEELRREELRFVLTLERGEKLLEQMLADALLNIQGTETAPCLSGKDAFILYDTYGFPVEITKEVAEERGISIDMNSFDIEMEKQRQLSQAAHDTVKLAVENGANHAEDIPDTEFLGYNTLHSKAVVEGLLVNGSPVTQVSKGGEVEILLNRTPFYAESGGQIGDNGFLYMMEAENGQKAIVEIKDVQKSMGNIFVHKGTITEGTIEVGREVEAAVDANLRQRAKVHHTATHLLQSALKRVIGQETSQAGSMVAFDRLRFDFNFHRSLQDKELEEIEGLINQWIGDGTILETKVMSLTDAKGAGAVAMFGEKYGEQVRVVEVPGVSMELCGGTHVSNTAEIRGFKIISEQGIASGIRRIEAVAGDAFIEYVLTRDNYMKQLCSTLKVKAEEVTGRVDGLLEELRLTRNEVSAARAKAAIYKASTLASRAFTIGTSKSIRLLVEFMDDIDADSLKSAAEYLVDSLKDPAAVVLGSCPGEGKVSLVVALTPGVVNLGIKAGEVIKPLAKSCGGGGGGRPNFAQAGGRKPENLLGALEEAREQLKNLLEK